DNA sequence from the Larus michahellis chromosome Z, bLarMic1.1, whole genome shotgun sequence genome:
ACGTTTGCAGAACATTTTATGTACTTCAACAGGACATAAACTGAATTACAACTTTCTGGAGAGGACTGAGAAGACAGATATAGTAAGCTTGTGATGTACCTGGATCTGCTGCAGTGAAAGGAACACCATCAGAAGTGTAAAACGTTGGCTCGTTCTAAGAATAAAGTTACACAGAAAGTTATACGTGTTCAGAGAGACAGCTGTTTGTAGTTTTCAGCAATGTGATTGTCTATTAACCAAATTAATTCACTAAATTAATGAACTGAAGTGTCTGTTTGTTCTTaccataaaatagtttgggtcaTTTTCAGGGGTAGCTTCAGTATGTGGAGAACTTCCATGAACTCTACCCCAGTTGCTTGATCGCAGTTCTACTAGTTTAAGAAGCATATGTTTCACATCTCTGAAATAAAGAGAAGCACTACAAAGGTTAGAATGTTTTTTGCTAAGCAAGAAATGGGGCTCTTATCTTGCAAATACTaaattccttccccccccgccaccgcaaAGCtctaaaaaggacaaaatttggTCCAGTTTGCAGATAATTTTGGGATAATTTTTCCCCTGCAAGTCTAGATGCTTTATGTGTCAATTATGAGACATTCACCCTTTCCAATTCCTCTGTGGTAAAGTATGAAGCCTATACGAAACAGAAATTACTATAGTTTTTATCAAGATGACAAACCTGCAGAACAAGTTGAGAAACAAATCCTTTTCTGAGAAAAGGATAGTACTGGGAAAAACAGAGGGATGATCTCCAAATTTATCTCCAGATAATTTGTGCTCCTAACTTTAGCCTTCTTAATCCCACTAAAATTTTGCAGTCAACAGTGAGAAGTAATGTCTCCAATACTTTAGATACCACCACCCATTTAATCCCTAAAATAAGAGAAACTGCTTTCTTCTAAGCAAGGCCATGGAGAAAGGTttcattaagaaataaataaataaataaaatcttcagtTGTTTTCTCTATTAAAATAAGTTTGTGCTTCTGTGTCTTTGAAGTCTTGGCCTGCACTATCAATTTTCTCTGGTTCCTGAAGCAAAATTTTCCTCATCTTCCCTGTGGGCAGCTCAGTTACAAACCACAGATGCTATGAGCTACCTGCTGGCCTCCCTCCATATGGCAAAAGATCAGATCACAGCATCTGAACCCTCTAGAGCTTTTTAGTAAGTTTGCAAGAAGCTGAGGATGAAGTACAGCAGAATCAGATAACCTCATGCACGCTGCTGATTGCAAATTAGAAAGCAGAATACATTAGCCAACCACTTGGTTTTTTCCAGACTGCAGTAAGACCCAGccaaaaaaaatatgctgtccagaaaaaaaacccaccaaaaaccacaccacaaagGATACTCCATTTTGCCGTTACATTTAtagtgatttttatatatttaatactGTTACATATTTAATCTTCTTTGTGCATATTTAATACTGTTACATATTTAATCTTGTTTGTGTATATTTAATACTgttaaattcagatttaaaagtATAAACTATGAGATATTGCCACTATTGTCTCTTTATATAGATACTTGGACTTAGAATCTAAAGCACTTACGAAAGATTTCAAGATCTAAAAGGTTAAAAAAGTAAATCATTGGAGTGGAACATGCATCTCTGTTAAAAgataaaacacaaaaattaaaaaaaaacccccaacaaccaaaacccaaaggaCCCCCAAGCCCtcttaattgaaaaatatatattttttttttttttacatgggaaGTCACCCAAATATCACCTtactgttcataaaaaaaaaagtttttaagatAATGTTTTGTACATGTTCATTACTCTTGAGGATTTTTAAGATGtttatataaaaaacaaaacattgcacATAAATTTATCTTCTCACCTGCTACAGTTTGCATCCAACACAACATTTTCAATTCTCTGTATCACTTCCTCCATAtcattccttcctttttctttccaggcaTCTTCTAAAACTGAGCCTGTCAACTGAAGACAAGGGACTagttggtttaatttttttaaagaaaattacaaaacttTAATAAGCTGTTAACAGAAGACATTCTGTAACAGTTCATAATGTTTAGATGCATAGTGTGACTACCTGAGGGCTGAAGCTCCCAATTGCCTACATCTGTTTGCTACGTAGATTCACAGACCTCGTAAATTGTTCACTGTAGACTACAGATAGTGTGGTAGCTCTATGTCCAATGTTTATGTTACCTAGAAGGTCACAGCTACTTCTCTACTTTCAGTCCTGAAATATGATTTTGAAACAACTATTCAGTGACATTTGTCAGAtcttactttatttaaaaaaggagaccTTATTTTTGCAGATGATGCCACCAGCTTACCTGAGAATAACAAATACTTTAATAAACTTTAGAAACACTTCAGTCAACTTAGCTAGTATCAGACATGCCAAAGAATTTCATTTGGGTATATATAAGAGAAGCCAGGAATTATCTGACCCAGCCAGCCTGAATTTTAATACATAAAATCTGTgaggctgaagctgctgctgagagAACTTTAGCAGCGGACAGTCTGGAACTGCTGTGCATGAAAGCCTTTTATGTTAAGAATTGGTACCTTCATTGCTCAATAATTGCATAGTAGgaattaaatcagaaaaaattaGTTTGCCACTATGATCACAGCTGATAGCAATTCCCGATCTACTCAGCATAAATATTACATGATCCAAAATGCTTGGAATGGCACCTCATGATACAaaggaataaaatgcaaagataaaaagCAAGCATCTTAGCACTTGTTTGGTATTCTCAGTTTTCTACTGTGGTCCTACCTTGATCATAGATAATTAGATAGTAGCACCAAGaaggtttaattaaaaataaacatatagcAAAGCAAACAATGAAATACGTCTCGCTATCACTATATTGAATGAAAAAGACAACAGGAGACACTTATTGCTTCAGTAGCGAAAGCAAGGTTTCCTGAGGTAACCCAATCTAGCTATAGACGTATTCCAACAAAAGCAGATACTATAAGACAACAGAAAacacttgcattaaaaaaaaaaaccaacagaaactcTGTTCTGTAACACCTTTCAGATTTAGCAAcgtttcataaaataatttagatcACTGTCTTTTATTTTAGAATGGATGCTGTGAAGCCAAATAAATATTCCAAGAATATCCATAAAAATAGTGAGACGACCTCCATCTTCTTTGGAGAACAATTATAAAAACCCGCACCAGCACTGGAAAACTTCCTGATTTGTGTACTGCCTTTTTGAAAGGTCCTTCAGCGGGCCTTGCCTCAGGGAAGCACCACCAATATAAGGAGTGACCGTAGGAGATAATGTGCTTGTTGAACCCAACCTCACACTTGCTATGAAGCAACCTGCTTAAACATCCAAACTTCAAATTAAGGGTTTAAATTGGAAGATGTAAAGCCTCTCTTCCCTATTCACCGTATCAAAAGAAGCTTCTAGAATTGGAAGTCAAGATAGAAGAGTCTGAAAAATAATGGagtgggaggaagggggaagaatgaggaaaactaagccaaccaaccaaccaaccacaaaagaacagaaacaaaactccagaaaaatatggtttagcttttaattttcattcctaaaataaactgtgttttctCAACTATGGGCATAACTATGGCTAGAAAAGATAAATTTCTCCCTGCACAGAAGCTAacgattttttaaagaaaaagtaaaacttaaGAGCAAAGAGGTTTGTTTTCATCATGAAAGAGAAGTATATGTATTTCTACACTAGTAATGATGCAGACAATATAGTTTGAAATAATGGATATCAAGAACCTTTTGCTGCAAAAAGTGGTAGACCGTAACTGCACAGTGTCCTTCAGAGCAGAAAACATACCCAAAATACCACAATTCATTCCAGTTGATTAGTTTTCTCCCAtgccagaaggagaaaaaagaaaagtacagcTTGCTCTGCTTATTATGTAATGCATAAGACCCTATAAACACTCCTCATTTGCAGTTTCTCCCACTGCTCCCACAGGTAGGAAGGTtaaaaaacttgatttttttttttttctttacaactaCTGTCTCACCTTCAGCAGTTTCACTGCACATATCAAATTACTGTCCACAGGATTAGAGAAAAGCGCATTTAGTAATTCCCGAAGGCCTTCTTGAAGAATTTCTGCTCGCGTTACCTGTCCCTTTGTTCCTttaatctgcaaaataaatataaaaaaataattaaaagacttaagttttagaaattaatttagttGCGTTTTCTGTCTTAAATGCTGTATGATTTGGTTTGTGATGAACATAGTTGAGCTCTTTAGTTGGAAGAACATGACAAATACTGTAACTATTTTAGAACACAGACTTTGAGTAATATGCTTACAATTCTGACATATACATAACAATGCATGACAAGCATTTTGCTAATAAATCGCAAATAAAAGCTACTAAATGCCTGGCAAGTGGTCCACAAAATATAAAATTCCCAGAACCCCATGCTCTTTCCCATACTACATTATGTATTCTCTACAGTTGTAGTGGCTTACTTCTAGAAGGCATTCTTTAGGTAGttaaaaaattatagaaaatgctttaaaaataaatggtacaCTGCACAGAACTGGGTAACTCCTCCTCATCCAAACCCTTTGCAAATCTTCCTTTTTACTTCTCGCAAGCAGAAAGCAGATTTCAAGGCCCACTTACGAACAAAAATGGAAGAGTCAGAGTATTATTTTCTTTCCGTATGCCAGTGGAACATTTTTATAGTATCTGCTTAAGTCAAACCATTGAAATAGTCCAGTCAACAATAGATTTTTAAGTACACTACAACACTTAGTGAACTTACTGAACTCACAGGTATAAGAGTCAAAGAATTTTTATGTGTACATACACTTTTTCGTACATATCACagatagaaaaaaaccctctaaatacAAGATTTCATGCTTCATGCATAACCAAAGGACTCAACCCtcagaagaaaaatctttaaggGTCTGCATTTTTGATTGCTCATTTTGAGGATTTCCACATCTTCCTCAAGGGCTTGATAGTAGCTCCTATTAGTGGCTGAATACTGAATTACATGGGTTATTGATGCTGATCTGCTTCTGCTAGGTTGTAACATTTCCTATGTTGGTTAAGTGTAGTCATCTGGGGGTTTTGCCAgtcaaaacaaaataccaaaagcTTCATTCCAAAGGTGGTTTATGGTTGATTCTTTTTATGAattcttacactttttttttttgatctttacATACTTCTTTTCTAATGATCTTGTCCTTCTTTCTTTATCTGTTTCTTAGACATACATTATAATGAAACTGTTCTAAAGTTCTTTTACTTTATTGCCCTCTCCCTTTAGAAAAATACCTCAAATTACATTCTATTTCAGTGTTTACCTAAACACcacaaaaaattaatgaagaacCACCTAACATGCAACATTCTTCTTACCTCTAGGTTAAGGTAAAGCTCAGCTAAGAACAGTACAAAGGCATGAAATTGTTTTCGAGTAGTCTCATCTCCTTTGGTGGCTTCATCTCTGTTTTCATACTCTGTTCGacacctgtaaaaataaaaacaaaattgtaTCATCTGTAGATATTCCAACATATATAACATGCTACTTATTTAACTGAACGCTAAGAACTTATGAACTGCCTTAAAACTATTAAATGCTGAATGTTGGGAAGTATGATTTGTGACAGAAATGAGAGGACTTCACAAAGACATAGTGGATTTTTGTCCTTTGAGATGAATACATATGATCACGATTATGTTTTCAAGCGCTGAAATACCCGGGACAGCAAAATGAAATGGAGCAAATCACAATGTGTAAAAATTAAGAGACAGTTACACAGTTTATATATTAGAATATGGGTATAGGAAGTTTCACACAGACAGCCAGATGTCCACGGAAATAAAGTAGATATACTCTGAAAGACATTATGCCCCTTTCACGGTACTGCCCACATTGTCTTAGATGTCTTTACACTTATtcaataaattctttatttcacCATTTTAAGTGACAGTGATGCATAATtcatgacaccaagctgcgtgatGAAGTTGATAttccagagggaagggatgccatccagagggacctggacaggcttgagaagtgggcccatacTAACCTCAtgaagtgcaagatcctgcacctgggttgagGCAGTCTCAAACATGGATACAGGCTAGGGATGAAGGGGTtgtgagcagccctgaggagaaagacttggagGTACTGGcggatgaaaagctggaaataagccagcaacgtgtgctcacagcccagaaagccaaccgcatcctgggatgcatcaaaagaagtgtggccagcaggtcgagggaggtgattctgcccctctactccactcttgtgagaccccacctggagtactgcgtccagctctggggcacccaacataagaaggacatagatCTGTtaggagtgagtccagaggagggccatgaagatgatcagagggttggagcacctctgctatgaggacaggctgagagagttggggttgttcagcccggagaagagaaggctccagggagacattacagcagccttccagtacctgaagggggcctacaggagagatggggagagggactcttgatcagggagtctagtgataggatgaggggtgagagttttaaattgaaagaggggagatttagattagatattacaaagaaattctttacggtgaggatggtgagacactggaagaggctgcccggagaagctgtggatgccccatccctagaggtgttgaaggctaggctggatggggcttggagcaacctggtctagtgggaggcgtccctgcccatggcaggggagttggcaCTAGAAGTTCTTTAAGGTCTGTTCCagcccaaagcattctatgagtCTTTGTAGTTATATctaaattatagaatcataaacAGAGGATAAAGATCACATGGCAGCAACATAGTTTTTCTAGTATTCAACAAAAATACACAAGTTCTCATAGACAttcaaaaacagaattaaaaaatagttgAGATAAGAGGAAGGTATTCTCAATCGTTATGTAATGGATTAAGAAACACCATTGAAACTGAAAAATCTAagttgctgaaataaaaatttaaggtAGAAACTTaagctgagaaacagaagaggagcTCTCTGTGGTCATATTGTTAGGGTGTTTATCCTCCTCTGCCCCTACCCCATTCCATCCATATTAGCAATAGCAACTTTAAATTCATGGCCTCAGGGTACTAAAATGAATGTTATCTATTGGGTTGGCTTCAAAAACCAGGAACCAGGTAATCCAACATTAACAGCAATTTCCTTCATGTTCAAGTGAGAAACAtagttaaaaaaacagaaggtgAAAATGATAATTTTGAAGGCAAAAAGGCTCATCTGCTTTGggacaaggtaaaaaaaaaaaacatatatatttttagcttCTCCATAAGGTACCATTCCTGATAAAAGATCATCAGAATGTGCTGCTGTTGGAAGTTTATTGTGCTTTTGCTCCTAAACAGAGGTGGACTAAGTGAAACTTAAAATAAGAAGCAAGCCCAAAGCTTAGAAATCCAGAAGTCCTTAAAGAGAAAAAGgctattttctaaaaaattatgAAGTATTCAAGTGTACTACTCATTAACATACCATGCACTgagatttaaaaggaaatatatccatttaaaaaatgttgcatttttgtcCACTGTGAACACTAATCATTGTTAAACCTGTAAGCCCACAGAACTCTGTAATAACTGAAAATTGAAGAAATTTATCCTTCTGCATTTTACACAACTACTTCATAAAGTCAGTTAGCTGATCAATCAATAAACCTTATACAGAAACTCCAGGcagaaaagtaattaaagaaaaaacgaCAATAAAATAAGTCCTGGCAAGACTCCAAGGACAAGGACAGTACATGTATGTTCATTTAGGATACTTTTAGAGTTGACTAGCTTTCAAATTTGCCCTGCAATTTGGGATCAGTCTAAGATACTCAGTTCAAAAGAGCCTACAGAACTCTGAATGGAGtcctattttcatattttaaaatattaaaatatttaaaaatatatgtattcacTATCCATTTGCTCACTTTaaacttctattttaaatatatacctCTTTGCGCATGACATTAAGAGTTACATACAAAATAGGAAGACATGTAACCTGAGAAAGTAACAGGCTTAAAATGACATGCTGATACTGACCTTTGAAGTAACAACTGTCGGAAGTTCCCAGTTTGTGGACTAATGGTTAGGTGGTGAGATAGATAGTTACACAACCGTGCTCCTATGTAGGAAAAATTTGGGACAGATGTGGCCTTccaaaacaaaagtagaaaaataaattattcacaaCACTCATGATTAGGCGATCAGGATGtatctttaaaagcttttttgaaaattgtttaaCAACAGTTAATTAGACAACTGAAGAGCAGAAGATTAATAATTACTCTTTGTCATGTTAATTTTTATATCTCATGAACACTTTGCTATATGCATTTCAGCACTTAAAAGTTCGTTACACTGTGATTTTGTGGCTTTAAGAAAACAGCCTCCATTATGCTGTGTACCCTCAACTCTACTTAACCATTGTGACCTACAACCAAAGAGTGTCTGAAAGTCACTTAcaaattgtttattaaaaaaaaaaaaatcaaactgtggACTTTAAGACACTTTTTCAAGGACATGCACTCTCTTATGAAGCAGTaagtacattaaaataaaataaaaaaagagtcaCCTTCATTCAGTCCAAGAGCTACTTATCCCAGAATCTATTTTTGGCAATAGTGAATGCCCAGGGAAGGAATACAAGAACATGGCAAGTAAAGATAAATACTTGTACATGCTCCAGCAATCTGCAGAATAGCAAACACCTGATTCAGAGGTTAAAACCACATCATTACAGTTAATAGCTCTTGATGGGTACTTTTTTCTAAAACAAGTCCTGTCACTGTTGAACATTTACACTTTTGTCATCTAAAACGAAGTGATAGCAATGGAATTTCACACGTAAGTtatacactgaaaaatattttgctttaaacttGATACTTCAGAAtgtcaagagaaggaaaagagtaACTGGGAATTGAGTAGCGTCTACATTAAACCTCTGAGAACTTAACGCAGAATATTCCCTTATTTTGCCAATTTATTACTGTTCACTTGTTTTGAACTCTCTTCTAACAACGCTTGAATTTGAGATTGTTTCTCAGATGCAGCTTCAGTGAAAAGAGGTTCTGGTATGAATAACTTCATCATctctgccaaaaagaaaacagggataCTAAGAATTCACTAAACTTCTCCAGTAGCTTTATCATTTTTCAACATTCCTTTTACATCTTGATCCTCCACCAGCACTATAGATGTCCTTGCACACTTCTGCTTCTAACATATTTGAAAAAAGCATCTTGCCATTAGGATGTCAATGTGTTATACCTAGTGACCTTCAACAGGCAGATAAAAATAGGCACTCAATATAACTGTACTATGTGCATGAAGTCGCTGGAAAAAACTAAAGTGTCTCTGGAAGACAGAACAAGTTTAAGTAATTACGGTAGTCAGATAGAATTTAGTTTCCAGTAAGAGACACGTGAAATAGCTAATGAGCTTTTTGGTGGTTTCATTAAATCAGTTGCTAGGACTAGAAGAGGTGCCCCCTTTTTTATAAGGCAAAACACATCACTTAAATTTCACTTctctttcttaacaaaaaaaccccaacaaaccaccacacacacacacacaaattcttTAAACCtcatctgtattttttaaacattacCATCCTAATTAGTTGGTCTGTATTTGTAGCTTGTAGTTGCATCACATACTCAAACAATTTAAGTTTTATGACCTGGCATAGCACACAcagaccaaaaaacccccaccttacACGTTCTTAATAACCAATCATTACAATGCAATATCATCTTCCCTGAATTATTGTTGATGGTAATCTCAGTTTCTCTCTGACTCAAAAAAGTCACAACCTAAGTATGAAGGCTAATCTATCAATACATATCTTGAGAAGTTTCAGTTGCTGTAACAGGAACAATCCACTGTGTTAACTATACAACAGTCAAGATTGTTAGGCTATACAGTCAGAGCGTTCAACTTCTGGAGAACAACCAGCACTTCACTCTGTCCAGAGATATAAATGGATTAGGAAGAACAGGGGAAGGATAGAATTAATTCATACAGACAGGCTAAGATACCTGACACACAGATGAAAGGAAGACTGTACAGGACTTGGGTTTCCTTCATTTTAATCTTTTGCGTGCAGAAACCTAGCATTTGTAAATCAGCTCAGTTGGGTTAAATTAACATCACTGAAGAAGATGCTTATAAGTACACTTCAGcaactttaattattttgtgATAAGCCAGGAAACACAAACACTTGAGCCTTTGCTCAAGACAGAAGAATAATAAGCATAGTTGACTTACACTCAAACACTATCCTATCCTgacaaacaacaaaactaaaaTTGGAGGATGCTTTTGGATACTAGTACAGCTTTTTTGCactatcttttatttttcatgtaatttcaGACTGATAACACTCAATGCTTCTTAGTTGAGGAAGGCACAACTAACCCTAACACTGAACTTGTTTCTAAGTAGGGGGAGAGAAGAAGAGGCAACATTAAAGACTTAACATTAAATGCAAGTCAATGTATTTAGCATATATGAAGTTTAAAATGGgataaattcctctttttttctttccaataaaatTATATGGAATGCGttaatctttttttaactatCCTCCATGTGTTCAAATCAAGGATGGGAAAATGATGCTGCCAAATACAGCACAATTGTGTTTTAATTAATCTTAACGTGTAACTAAACTGTTCTGAGTTAAATGTGCATCAATTCCATATGATGATAAGAAACTTGAGCTCTAAAGTTCTGTACAATGACCAAACAGTCACGCAGCTTCTACATACCCCAGATTAAAATATTGTGCAAGTAGCTCACTTAAAAGACAAGTAAGAATTTGCATTCTTCAATGTAGAATTTGACAGCAACCAACCCAGGAAAGTGAAAGACACCTAATGCAATAAATAGCAAGGACAAGCGCGACTTCATTCTCTGCAGCAAGCCCAAAAGACAGTAACAGCAGCTCATTTGCTAAGCAACACATACTAAGCTGTTCTTTCCAATGGCTCCCCCAATTAGTACAGAGTTCAGCTCAAGGTCTCTGTCCTCATTTCCATGGCCATCAATGGGACCGGACCTAGTTACCATTAGACAAACTTTACTCTCCTCCAGTTATGCTGTTCTGAAATAGGTATattccaaatgaagaaaaaagcctgtaaatAAAGGAGCATTTCCCAAAGGGTCATGTGTACAGTAGGTATAAATTTGATTAGGAATTAAACAGTAGGTATAAATTTGATAAGGAATTAAAATTATCTAAGtattatgaagaaatttttttgcaGGATGGAATAAAAATGTATAACTCTGACATGGCTTAAGAGTTTCTTCAATACTATATAAATACAGCAATTCAAATATAACTCCCTTTAAATAAGCGCTGTAATTTCAGCTTTATTATGTGACCCAGGAGATCCAAATACACAACGAAGGAAACAGAGTAAATTGGGTGAATTTATCAACCATCCACTTGAGCTACCATTTCAATTTATTGAGCAAAATCTTTCCCTGTATGTTTcagtctaaaaagaaaaaaaatcaaactattcAAATACTATGGAGATAACAATTACATAACAAATAACACTGGTGTGCAAGTCTTGGACATCAGGTAACAGAGGCATAATATCCATGTTATAAGACAGAATACACAAGCTACCTGCTGATAGATGAGTTCAACAAGTTCTTGTAAAGCTTCATCTGCAGTGACACAGCCATTCAGTGTTTCGGCAAACTGCTctatttcagtttcaaaacaaCCAGGTTGCTCGGTGAGGTGATTTAGGAAGTCTTGTACATATTCTGCCAAAGTCAGATAGCCGTCATATCTATCTTCATAGGAAGAATCCTATAGCAGTGAAAGAATATACAAACTATTTAAAAGGAACCTAAAAGAATGTTATGATACTTACTACTATCTCCAGAAGTAACCATATAGCCCTTAGTCTTGAGTAGTCTCTACATACTTGACAGTGATCTTTAGTACAGAATACACTTCAACATTTTTATAGAGCATAAACCTCAATGTACCAGAAAGCTGCAATAGCCTCATCTTAAGAACTAGGTAACATGTTTTTATAGAGATTAGGGTCTTCCAGCAAAACACAtcaaaacacagattaaaaagaaaatcaaacagctTGCCAAATTGGGTGCAAGATAACTAACAAACTAGTAAATAAGGATATCTGTTAAGAATAAAACTACCAAACTGAAGCTCAACACCCATTCATGATGCACACACAAACTGTGCTGCAGACACAGCAATTGCAGAAggtaaaataattgaaaatttgGAACAAAGTATTTTGGGCTTACATAGAGTGTACAGTGCTCCAAAATACACAGAAGGGGACGACACTAcagaaatacaataaatacagtgTAGTGTTCCCATGTAGACAGTATAGTCAGGAAAACTGATCTTTTAAAGTCAGCAAATTTGCATCTCTTGGCAATGGATGAAAGCTTACAAGgcatgaaatgaaattattcaagCAGCATTGCATTAATTTGCAGCTACTGATCTTAAAAACCAGGCAGTAAACACACCTGCTCCTAAAGAAAGGATAAGCTTGCACAACACCACTTTATTGATGTTTATGTTCCTGCTGATGGAACAGAAGGCTGCTAATTTTGTCCATTCAGAAAATGAATATAGCTAGTAGTATCTGAAGTCAATACTGTTCTAGACGATTATAATGCTAGTACAGAAGGGGAATAGCAAAGGGAAGCAGCATACTTTGTGATGTCACTTCTAGTAACACAGTACAAATAATTCACTTTGTCACACTGCACAGAACTGTGAAATGCATCTCATAGATTTTCGGAAGTGCAACCAGGAGCGTG
Encoded proteins:
- the PAIP1 gene encoding polyadenylate-binding protein-interacting protein 1 isoform X1 → MSESFDRAPGAGRGQGRGGAAPLSGMGAPEWSGGARPGSSGSHSSGSSEEQQHQTGGLFPQQEPLRPPKTAPLGTGITEHLQQTGIPSGSQDKVSVPDSGPEMAEPPVVTSKLSVKAPEFYPSGYNQNFNQNFTDSSYEDRYDGYLTLAEYVQDFLNHLTEQPGCFETEIEQFAETLNGCVTADEALQELVELIYQQATSVPNFSYIGARLCNYLSHHLTISPQTGNFRQLLLQRCRTEYENRDEATKGDETTRKQFHAFVLFLAELYLNLEIKGTKGQVTRAEILQEGLRELLNALFSNPVDSNLICAVKLLKLTGSVLEDAWKEKGRNDMEEVIQRIENVVLDANCSRDVKHMLLKLVELRSSNWGRVHGSSPHTEATPENDPNYFMNEPTFYTSDGVPFTAADPDYQEKYQELLEREDLFPDYEENGTDLPGSGDPYFDDIDDEMDPEIEEAYEKFCLESEHKREQ
- the PAIP1 gene encoding polyadenylate-binding protein-interacting protein 1 isoform X3; the protein is MAEPPVVTSKLSVKAPEFYPSGYNQNFNQNFTDSSYEDRYDGYLTLAEYVQDFLNHLTEQPGCFETEIEQFAETLNGCVTADEALQELVELIYQQATSVPNFSYIGARLCNYLSHHLTISPQTGNFRQLLLQRCRTEYENRDEATKGDETTRKQFHAFVLFLAELYLNLEIKGTKGQVTRAEILQEGLRELLNALFSNPVDSNLICAVKLLKLTGSVLEDAWKEKGRNDMEEVIQRIENVVLDANCSRDVKHMLLKLVELRSSNWGRVHGSSPHTEATPENDPNYFMNEPTFYTSDGVPFTAADPDYQEKYQELLEREDLFPDYEENGTDLPGSGDPYFDDIDDEMDPEIEEAYEKFCLESEHKREQ
- the PAIP1 gene encoding polyadenylate-binding protein-interacting protein 1 isoform X2 yields the protein MDRCPEHLQQTGIPSGSQDKVSVPDSGPEMAEPPVVTSKLSVKAPEFYPSGYNQNFNQNFTDSSYEDRYDGYLTLAEYVQDFLNHLTEQPGCFETEIEQFAETLNGCVTADEALQELVELIYQQATSVPNFSYIGARLCNYLSHHLTISPQTGNFRQLLLQRCRTEYENRDEATKGDETTRKQFHAFVLFLAELYLNLEIKGTKGQVTRAEILQEGLRELLNALFSNPVDSNLICAVKLLKLTGSVLEDAWKEKGRNDMEEVIQRIENVVLDANCSRDVKHMLLKLVELRSSNWGRVHGSSPHTEATPENDPNYFMNEPTFYTSDGVPFTAADPDYQEKYQELLEREDLFPDYEENGTDLPGSGDPYFDDIDDEMDPEIEEAYEKFCLESEHKREQ